From Vigna unguiculata cultivar IT97K-499-35 chromosome 5, ASM411807v1, whole genome shotgun sequence, the proteins below share one genomic window:
- the LOC114186049 gene encoding glucan endo-1,3-beta-glucosidase 14-like yields MLRLHIMFSSFFIRLQLFFFLLFSLVLGDKAFTGTYGVNYGRIADNLPPPESVVTLLKAAKIKNIRIYDADHHVLRAFKGSGIEIVVGLGNEFLTEMSVGEDRAMSWVKENVQQFLPGTKIRGIAVGNEILGGTDIQLWEVLLPAAKNVYNALSKLGLEKNVQVSSPHSEAVFANSFPPSSCTFKEDVVPYMKPLLQFFSQIGTPFFINAYPFLAYKNDPEHIDLNYALMEKSDGIYDAKTKLHYGNMFEAQVDAAYAALEKVGFGKMEVIVSETGWASKGDENEAGATVKNARTYNLNLRKRLLKKKGTPYRPKKVVRAYIFALFNENSKPGPTSERNFGLFKADGSIAYDIGFTGLVPSSSASSLLSFKGIGTWFVLAFTSLVAFFL; encoded by the exons ATGCTTAGACTTCATATCATGttctcttcattttttattcGCCTTCAGCTCTTCTTCTTTCTGCTATTTTCCCTTG TTTTGGGAGATAAAGCATTTACAGGAACATATGGTGTAAACTATGGTAGAATAGCAGACAACCTACCTCCCCCAGAAAGTGTGGTCACCTTACTCAAAGCAGCAAAAATCAAGAACATAAGAATATACGATGCTGATCATCATGTTCTTCGCGCATTCAAAGGTTCCGGCATTGAAATCGTGGTTGGACTCGGCAACGAATTTCTCACGGAAATGAGTGTGGGAGAGGACAGAGCCATGAGTTGGGTCAAAGAAAACGTTCAGCAATTTCTTCCAGGAACCAAAATCCGTGGAATCGCAGTGGGAAACGAGATCTTAGGAGGCACAGATATTCAACTCTGGGAAGTTCTTCTACCTGCAGCAAAGAATGTTTACAATGCCCTAAGTAAGCTTGGTCTGGAAAAAAATGTTCAAGTTTCAAGCCCACATTCTGAGGCTGTTTTCGCTAACTCTTTTCCTCCATCGTCATGCACTTTCAAGGAAGATGTTGTTCCGTATATGAAGCCTCTGTTGCAGTTTTTCTCGCAGATCGGAACTCCATTTTTCATAAATGCTTATCCCTTTCTTGCCTATAAGAACGATCCGGAACACATTGATCTTAACTATGCTCTCATGGAGAAAAGTGATGGGATTTATGATGCAAAGACTAAACTGCATTATGGGAACATGTTTGAGGCTCAG GTTGATGCGGCTTATGCAGCGTTGGAGAAGGTTGGGTTTGGGAAGATGGAAGTGATTGTTTCTGAGACTGGTTGGGCTTCGAAGGGGGATGAGAATGAAGCTGGAGCAACGGTGAAGAATGCGAGAACCTACAATCTTAATCTGCGTAAGAGGTTGCTGAAGAAGAAAGGAACCCCTTATAGGCCCAAAAAGGTGGTGAGGGCTTATATCTTTGCTTTGTTTAATGAAAATTCGAAACCTGGTCCAACGTCAGAGAGAAACTTTGGATTGTTTAAGGCTGATGGAAGCATTGCTTATGATATTGGCTTCACTGGACTTGTACCATCTTCGTCAGCTTCATCATTACTTTCCTTCAAG GGTATTGGAACCTGGTTTGTGCTGGCTTTCACAAGTTTGGTTGCTTTCTTTTTATAG